The Henckelia pumila isolate YLH828 chromosome 2, ASM3356847v2, whole genome shotgun sequence genome includes a window with the following:
- the LOC140880133 gene encoding protein TIFY 6B-like isoform X1 — protein sequence MERDFMGLTVKNETPDEIYDSAPARSLAMQWSFSNKASALPQLLSFQDVHEEKPKTGFDSLASTGLVSITTTEAFGPDHNPYSGVMQKNVVPEKQTGPWYKMTTYPAKHLDSRTIHRSILNQENAAVSPTGLHLIGPASPQPLAGISRAHHIQAIPSSSPVVGTTDLRNIPKISTAPAQLTLFYAGSVCVYDNISPQKAQAIMLLAGNGPTTPSSTTVPVAPVQAPMPQSSVLDGLVVSQPYGSNPYHSGRIPITALSMSHSTINNRTTLNPGVTLPSSSRIEPKNVINSFGSDPASATLLSSTVPQFRRKSLARFLEKRKERVIAQAPYTDTQTSDRDVIEAGNTSMSVNSRVSCPAPANS from the exons ATGGAGAGAGATTTCATGGGATTGACGGTGAAGAACGAAACCCCCGACGAAATCTACGACTCCG CTCCAGCAAGAAGTTTAGCAATGCAGTGGTCATTCTCAAACAAGGCTTCAGCTCTTCCTCAGCTCTTATCTTTCCAGGATGTGCATGAAGAAAAACCCAAGACGGGTTTCGATTCCCTGGCGTCGACTGGGTTGGTGTCCATAACAACTACTGAAGCTTTTGGCCCTGATCACAATCCCTACTCTGGTGTCATGCAG AAAAACGTGGTTCCTGAAAAGCAAACGGGACCTTGGTACAAGATGACTACGTATCCTGCAAAGCACCTTGACTCACGTACGATCCATCGATCCATTCTCAATCAAGAAAATGCGGCGGTTTCGCCTACCGGACTGCACCTGATAGGTCCTGCAAGCCCACAGCCTCTTGCAGGAATTTCGAGGGCTCATCACATCCAAGCCATTCCTTCTAGCAGCCCTGTCGTGGGAACCACAGATTTAAG AAATATTCCCAAGATCTCAACTGCCCCTGCTCAGTTGACCTTATTCTACGCTGGTTCAGTGTGCGTATATGATAATATATCTCCCCAGAAG GCTCAAGCAATCATGCTATTAGCTGGAAACGGGCCTACCACGCCTTCAAGCACGACGGTTCCAGTAGCTCCGGTTCAAGCACCCATGCCTCAGTCTTCTGTTCTTGATGGACTTGTTGTAAGCCAACCATATGGCTCAAACCCCTACCATTCAGGGCGCATACCCATAACAGCTCTCAGCATGTCTCACTCTACTATCAACAACAGAACTACACTAAATCCAGGAGTTACCTTACCTTCTTCCAGTAGAATAGAGCCTAAAAATGTCATCAACTCGTTTGGATCTGATCCTGCTAGTGCTACCTTACTTTCAA GCACTGTACCTCAATTTCGCCGAAAGTCTTTGGCTCGGTTTTTAGAGAAACGCAAGGAAAG GGTAATCGCTCAAGCCCCATATACAGACACGCAGACTTCAGATAGAGACGTCATCGAAGCTGGTAATACAAGCATGTCTGTTAACTCTAGAGTCTCGTGTCCTGCACCAGCTAACAGTTGA
- the LOC140880133 gene encoding protein TIFY 6B-like isoform X2 gives MQWSFSNKASALPQLLSFQDVHEEKPKTGFDSLASTGLVSITTTEAFGPDHNPYSGVMQKNVVPEKQTGPWYKMTTYPAKHLDSRTIHRSILNQENAAVSPTGLHLIGPASPQPLAGISRAHHIQAIPSSSPVVGTTDLRNIPKISTAPAQLTLFYAGSVCVYDNISPQKAQAIMLLAGNGPTTPSSTTVPVAPVQAPMPQSSVLDGLVVSQPYGSNPYHSGRIPITALSMSHSTINNRTTLNPGVTLPSSSRIEPKNVINSFGSDPASATLLSSTVPQFRRKSLARFLEKRKERVIAQAPYTDTQTSDRDVIEAGNTSMSVNSRVSCPAPANS, from the exons ATGCAGTGGTCATTCTCAAACAAGGCTTCAGCTCTTCCTCAGCTCTTATCTTTCCAGGATGTGCATGAAGAAAAACCCAAGACGGGTTTCGATTCCCTGGCGTCGACTGGGTTGGTGTCCATAACAACTACTGAAGCTTTTGGCCCTGATCACAATCCCTACTCTGGTGTCATGCAG AAAAACGTGGTTCCTGAAAAGCAAACGGGACCTTGGTACAAGATGACTACGTATCCTGCAAAGCACCTTGACTCACGTACGATCCATCGATCCATTCTCAATCAAGAAAATGCGGCGGTTTCGCCTACCGGACTGCACCTGATAGGTCCTGCAAGCCCACAGCCTCTTGCAGGAATTTCGAGGGCTCATCACATCCAAGCCATTCCTTCTAGCAGCCCTGTCGTGGGAACCACAGATTTAAG AAATATTCCCAAGATCTCAACTGCCCCTGCTCAGTTGACCTTATTCTACGCTGGTTCAGTGTGCGTATATGATAATATATCTCCCCAGAAG GCTCAAGCAATCATGCTATTAGCTGGAAACGGGCCTACCACGCCTTCAAGCACGACGGTTCCAGTAGCTCCGGTTCAAGCACCCATGCCTCAGTCTTCTGTTCTTGATGGACTTGTTGTAAGCCAACCATATGGCTCAAACCCCTACCATTCAGGGCGCATACCCATAACAGCTCTCAGCATGTCTCACTCTACTATCAACAACAGAACTACACTAAATCCAGGAGTTACCTTACCTTCTTCCAGTAGAATAGAGCCTAAAAATGTCATCAACTCGTTTGGATCTGATCCTGCTAGTGCTACCTTACTTTCAA GCACTGTACCTCAATTTCGCCGAAAGTCTTTGGCTCGGTTTTTAGAGAAACGCAAGGAAAG GGTAATCGCTCAAGCCCCATATACAGACACGCAGACTTCAGATAGAGACGTCATCGAAGCTGGTAATACAAGCATGTCTGTTAACTCTAGAGTCTCGTGTCCTGCACCAGCTAACAGTTGA